The Alkalibacter rhizosphaerae genomic sequence CATCCATCCGGCCTGCCTTTTCGTCACGGACCTTCAAGGGATCGTCACAAAAAATGTAGATCCCCAAAAACCGGTGGTTTTGTCCGTTGGAAAGTTTGTCGGAGGCACCAAAGCAAACATCGTATCCAAATACACAAAACTGGATATCTCCATGCGATATTTTGACAAGCAGGTACGAAAGACCGTACATGAAGCTTTGCAGCGCCATGTAAAAGCCATTGCCGATGCATACGAGATCCAGGCGGAGGTGATCATCGAAAAGAGTACACCGAGCCTTTTCAATGATGAGGCATTGTGCAAGTTGGCGGAAACCGCGGCAAACAAGATCTTTGGAGAAGGGAAAAATTTAAAGCAAAATCGCCAAATGGCATCGGAAGACATGGCTTATTATTTTGAAAAAGCGAGAGGTGTATTTTGCAACATTGGATATATCAATGAGGAAAAGGGCTGCATTTATCCTCCCCATCATGAAAAGTTCAAGATCGATGAAGACTATATGAAACTTGGTGCGGCTTTCCATGTACAATTTGCCGTGGATTTTTTGAACCAGAAAGAACAAGAGCAAAGTTTGGTAAATGAATAACAAATATTGACAATGACCCCCACAGGGATTAACGTTAAGACAGGACTAAAAGAAAACAAATACAGGAGGCGTGATCGATGGCAGGAAATCGAGTCATTTGTACGACAAACAATGTGGACTACATCACCATTCGCAAGGCGATGATCGCTGGAGCAAGAACCAAAGAAGAGATCGCAGAAAAAACTGGTGCATGTTTGGAATGTGAAGGCTGCAAGAACGAACTGGGAAGCATCCTGGCATCTGTTTGCGGATGCAAGCAGGTATCTCTGGAAACCGTGGTGGCCGCAGTCCATGCCGGGGCGGATACCGTTGTGAAAGTGGGAGAAGCTACCGGTGCCGGCACTGGGGTCAACGA encodes the following:
- a CDS encoding (2Fe-2S)-binding protein, whose product is MAGNRVICTTNNVDYITIRKAMIAGARTKEEIAEKTGACLECEGCKNELGSILASVCGCKQVSLETVVAAVHAGADTVVKVGEATGAGTGVNEETGEPCGRCKPLIQNIIDLGR